The genomic segment GTCGTATCGTAATACCAACGCACATTGTCAATTTGTTGTGCATGAGCACTGCCAAAAACCCAACTCAGAGCACTCCATTTTACAAATTTATCTATATTTATATATAGAGGAATTTTCTGAGCATATATCAATGGATCTGCATCACGAACTAGTTCTAACAATTCCTGCCAGCGTTTTACAATTCTCCCTTGAATGGGGCCTTCCTGAATATTGCCACTGTAATATGCCGGATATGAATCAAACCCACTTTCAATACCAAATGCATTATAACGAGTATCAACCCATACATTATCTGCATTAAAAATTTCGCCATTTGGATATTGAAGCTTTTCAAGCATTTCCTTACCTGGTTGTTCACTCCAGAAATACAGGCCCATATCGATGTTGTTAATTTTTAATCGTGCAAAACCAGCATCAGGAACCAAAAGACCTAATTTTCGGGCAATTTTATAGGCAACAGCTTCTGTTTCATATGCTTTATCCGCAGGTATAATCAGATTAATTTCACGTTTGCCTTGAAACAAATTATCTCTGTTAAATTTTACCCGCCATGATTTTACTGAAGAATTCCAATGATTTGCCAAATCGCCACGTACTCTGACTTTCGCTTTATAGCGTTTATTGTCATACACAAATTGAGCAGGCACCCAAATCTTATTTGGCTTCAACAAAACCCCTTCAGAGGCTGCGTTCCTCGTAATAACTTCAATTCTTCTTAAATCATCAGACTTAATCGACAACTGATAAACAGGTAAATCCGCCGTTTGCGCTCGCTCAGTATAAAGCGTCGATTTCTTTAAATTTTGAACCACATCATTTTTAACGTCTCTTAAAACTTCCTTCACTTGAGGGCGAAACATAATAGCAAGCGCCACTAATGTAACAATTCCAAGAATAACAAGCGCAGTATTTAATAGAACGAGCCGTTTTAATGTCGTATGAGATATTTGCATTATTCAATTTACAATGGAAGGGAAACACGAGGAGCAAGTAATGATGCTTTATTAATACCCTCAAGCTCTTTCAATGAACTCAACAATTCTTGTTGTGTTTTGATATCCGTATTCTTAAGTCTCAGTTCCATCACTGCTTCAAACTCATCTTTTTGCATATCAAAATTACGTATTTCTCTCTTCAACACATATTTCTTTGCTATCTCATTAATTGCATCTTCAGGCAGCTCACCCACACCTTCAAGTACCAGAACACAATCGCAGAAACGTTGTTTGCCATATTCTAAGTAATGCAGAACGATAACGACAATCGCAAAAAAGATACTGCTGACAACCACAACAGTCCAATTATAAGTCCCACAACCTAAACCAACTGCAATTCCCCAAAATAGAAAAATCATATCACGGGAATCTTTAATGACTGTTCTGAAGCGGATAATTGATAAAGCACCAACCAAGCCAAGAGATAACGCAAGGTTACTCCCAATCAACATCATGACCAACCCAACAATCGCCGGAATCAATACAAGCGTAACAAGAAAAGTTCTCTCATATGTCAAACCCCGGTGGGTCCAACGATAAATGCCAGCAGAGAAAACACCCAATCCGACTGAAACACTCAAACTAATCAGTAAGTCTACAAGCGATATCGCAATACTTTGTGTATTCATTACAGTTGATGGTAGCATTTTAAACCTGAGTCAATATTTAAGATTAGTTCCATTCTTAATCAAACTTGCACACAAAAACTAGTGAAATTTATCTAGTTTCTCATAGAGGTTTCTTGATATACAAATAACAAATATACCCCTTTAGTTTTCACTTCATTTGATACAGAACAGTCAAAGAACATAGATTTGGATACAGATTTATTTGCATATGGAGGAATTGTTGCTACGAAAAGAATCTAAAGTTACTTATGGCCTTTGCAAAACATTGTAAAACCTCTTTTATATGGCATATCTGACTGATCAATCTCTTTTAATTGATTAAGATGTTCAACCTGCCCTGCTTCAAGTATGGGCTTTCCTGTCTGCACAAGGGCTTCAAACATAAGATAACAATACTCGATTTGCGCTTTCTCTCCTATTTTCCAAGAAACTTCATCTACTGTAAAACCAGCATTTTTAAAAAGAGATAGAATTGTCCCCTCTAAATCTTCAAAAAAATCCGGATTTGTACTGTGCGTTGCAAAAAGGTTTTGGCGTAACGATTTTGGATCAACCTTTATCCCCCATCTCTCCTTGGCTTGAGCCAAAATAGCTTTTCCCTTTTCTGTTTGCGCTGCTTTTTCGAGATTTGGATATGCATCACCGTGAACTTTTAAGAGCATACCGCCTGGTTTCAAAACTCTATACACTTCCGCAAGGCACTGTTCTGGGTGGGGAATGACTGAAAAGACTTCAGAAATAAAACATTTATCGAAGCTATTATCTTCAAAAGGTAAATCATGAACATCACCTTTAATACATTTAATATTATCTGGAAAACGGAAAATTCTTAGGTTTCCACCAAAGCCCTCTACATGATCTAAGGCTGTAATATGATTAACACATTTTGCAATTTCACCCGTGTAATGCATACCGCCGGCACCTAATTCAAGTACATCGTCTGTTTTTGACAAATCTAACAGACGAAATGTCTCTTCAACATGCATTCTCTTAATAAGATTATCCTGGCCTCTTTTCCAATCCAGAAACTCTCGAATTGGATATTTCAATATTCTTAACCAGCTTCTTCTTGGAAAATAACCAAAAGCCATTTTTAATTCCATTATCATGATTAAAATAAATTAATTCTGAGCCATCTGTGCCGGCAAAACTGCAATAGCATCAACTTGATCAGAATAGGCCCTTCTTGAAACAAAAAAGCCGGAAACACCTCTTACTTCACATAATATTTCACCTTCAGGTTCATAAAACATCACCCACAGAGAAAAATGATTATTCAAAAGCAATAAGCTCGGAATAGATAGTGTAATAGTGCCTTTTTTCTTCAATAAAATTTTCTGTATTGATATATCATGTGTGTAAGGATTTATTAATGCAATGGAATTTACTTCAGCGACATAACTTCCGTTACTCTGTAAATCGAAGCCTATAAAAATGCAAACCTCTTTCCCGTCCACATAAGAGGATTCATATTCCACATCTATTTCAACTGCCTCGCCCGTATAAAAAGATGTCCCATATTGTTCATCTGGCCTCTTAATACCAACGTTCTTAATTTTCACATTCCCAGTCGTTATTTGCGCCGAATCAATATCTATTGAATTCAAATGAGCTAACTCACCCTCTTTCTTATGCACCAACTGATAATATGATTTAATTTGAGAATTCACATCCCCAATACTATGAATTTCACCACTACTTAATACGATTGCGCGTTGGCATAACTGTTGAATTTGCGCTGTATTGTGAGACACAAACAAGACTGTTGCGCCACTTTGACAAATTTGCTTTACACGTTCCGCAGATTTCTGGACAAAGTGACTATCCCCTGTTGCCAAGGCTTCATCAATAATAATAATTTCAGGCTCGACACTCATTGCAATTGAAAAAAGCAAACGCGCACGCATACCTGATGAGTAAGTCCTAAACGGTTGATCAATGAAATGACCAATTTCTGAAAACTCAATAATAGAATCCATTTTATCAAGAATTTCCTCTCGCGAAATTCCCATCAACAGACCACTATAATAAATATTTTCCCGACCAGAAAACTCTGGGTGAACACCGACCCCTAACGCTAATAACGCGGTAATATGTCCATTAACTTCAATCTGTCCTTCATCAACAGGTAACAAGCCTGCAATCATCTTAAGGAGCGTCGTTTTACCACTGCCATTTAAACCGATAATACCAACAACTTCTCCTTTTTTGATATCAAAAGAAACATCATTGATAGCATGAAACTCTTTACATTTTTCACCACTCTTTAAACCAAGAAAAGCTCGAATGGGACCTGTAATCGGGTTTTCATACAATTTGAATTTTTTCGTAACATTTTGAACCCGAATTGCAATGTCATCTAGACCCTGCGTATTTTCCAAATTTTTCCATCCATTAGACATCAGATATGCTCATTGATAATCAAACGAAAACGACTCAATAAATAATACCCAACAATACTGCTTACAACTGACATAATTGAGAAAACAAACCAGCTCATCATATGGAATTCACCAAATATCACATCTCGAAAAACAATAATAATATGGGAAAATGGATTTAATAAAATGAGTGTCCACAATGTCTCGCTCACCAGCCCTTCGAATAGCAAAACAGGTGATAAATAGACAAGGAGTCCAAAGAATAGTGTAATAACCTCTGATATATCTTTAAATATCACACCAATAATCATTAATAACCAACTGCTTCCTAATGCAAATAACGTTAGCAAAATAATAGGGAGAGGCATTAGGAAAATAGTTAATGATATATTACCAGCATATAATCCAACACCAATAGCAATAACAAACGTTATTATGACACTTATTGCCCCCAGAATAATCGAATTTGCAGGCAATGTTTCAACAGGATAAATTACTTGTTTAACAAGTTCCATCCTCGAACGTATCAACATCGGTGCATCATTCATTGTTTTACTAATAAAAGACCAGGCAACCTGCCCGCATAAAACATAAGCGATATAATCAATAGAAGTATCAAAACCAGGTAGCTTGCTTTTAAAAATAAAAAGTATAATAAAAACGTATACGGCTGTTTGTATCAAAGGGATGAGTGCAATCCAGAGCAAGCCCAGCAAAGAACCTTTTGTTCTTACCTGTAAATCGCGCAACGCCATTTCCCATATCAATCTTCGATATTTAATGAATGAATGAAAATAGCTAAACATTATGGCGATATATCTGAAATTTTACAGGAAGGGAAATGAAGAAGTGAATCAAACATTGTTCTAGGGCCTTCTCCAGTTGATGTCAAACCTTGCAAATCAATAGGCTCCACTTGGTCAATTCTTGGTTTTCGATCTTTTAACCGTTTATAATTTGATAAATCCGCACCATTTAATACCAAATGCACCGGATGAAAATTAATAATTCCCAGTTTCAAATCATCACGCCCTGTATTCTCATATCTCCAATACGCAGTTGGCTTGAACATCTCATAATTATCTTCCCATACATATGTATAACGGTCCAATTTCCTATGAGGTGTCCAATATTCACTATAAATAGAATATGGAATTGAAGGCAAAAAGAGTGAAACATCTGTAACGATTGAGGTATATTCACAAACTTCTGCTAAGATTGATGATGATTGCACAAGTCCATGACTACGCATTGATTTCGCTTCAGGAAACAGGTCCATCATATGTTTCAATACATCTATAGAAGTCTTCCCATGAGTTGAACCTTCCATAAAGTTAGGATGGATACCTATTTCAAATAAGTCATTATATTCCTGAAGACGCCTTACTGCGGAACTAAGATGCGTGGCAAACCAAGTTGCATTCACCCGATGCTCAATCAAAATATCAGCAACATTATTAATGATAAAATCGGGTGCCCAATCAATATCAAGAGTAATAACAGGCTGAGTAAGCATTAAATTCTCCACAAGTCTTCAATATCTTTAATGCAATCTCTCACGCATTGAACGTATCACATCCGAAGGCAAGCATCGCTTTTCCTCATCTTCAAGCTGAACTTCTTCAATACAAATTACACCGTCCCGACATAAAACTCTAATTTCACCAGACTTTCTATTAATACCTGCAACTTGACCAGGCACGGCAAGAAAAGAACCGACATGCTCTTCTTTTCTTGCACGCCAAATCGTTATTTTACGCCCATCGTCCAAAAAAGAAAATGCGCCTGCAAAAGGTTCCGCACTTGCACGAATTAAACGATCAACTTGTATAAAAGATGTATTCCAGTCTATTTTTCCATCCTCTGGTCGCCTTGGATAAACCCGTAAAAATGTATCAGGGTCTATTGGCTGTGGCTCAGTTGAAAAGTTCCCTTCAGAAATTGAATGCAGTGCATCTAAAAACAACAATGGTGTATGTTTTTCAAGATCATCATATATCTTTGAAATATATGTCCCTTCATCTATGGGTAAATAAATTTTCTTGAAAACGGGTCCACTATCTAATCCATCATCCATTTGCATGAGACTAAGGCAAACTTCCTCTTCACCATTAAGCAGAGCCCAGTTTGGACAAGCATTCCCCTTATATCGAGGAACATCCCCCGCGTGCGCATTTAACACGCCATAAGGCAACAATGAGCGAAAATCTTTTTTTATCAGTACAGGCCAGTTCACACTAATCCCAACCTGTGCACCTGATTTCGCAATTTCTTGCCTTAAAAGCTCAGAATTTAAATTACTCACATTGAAAAAACTTGCACCAATTTCCTCTGCCAAATGCTTAAAATCCTCAACACCAACCTTATACTCAGGCGCAGCTTCATTAGTGATGATGGCACAACATTCATATCCATTTTGTACAGCAAGTTTAATGGCATCAAACAATAGATGTGTACGACCCAAAGCAACAAATTTCATACAACCACTCTAAAATCTTATTTTTCAATATCTTTCATTGAAGGTAACGTATTCATATCCCTCGCAGATTCAATAAAACTCTTTAATTTATCAGCTTCATTATATGTTGAATGATGTATTTTCCATTTAATTGGCCAATCAACCCAATGACAAGGATGAGTTAAAACTGCATGAACATGCCCCATTGGTAAAGACTCTGTAATCCAATCTTCAGTCAGATACGAAAAAAAACCGCCCTGACCTGCATCTTCTACCCATGAAAAATCCAAAGAATAATTTGAAGACCCCTCAAAACCAAATGAAGGCAAGCGTTGTGAAACTTTATCCAAAAACTTTTGTCTTCGCACAGGCCAATCTTCCGGCCTCTCAGGATATGCAGATGGCCCATGAATAGTAAAATATTTTGCAGAGAAACCCATTTTTAACTGAAAAATATCTAACTCATCTCGCAAGACTGAGTAAAAGTCCTCATATGCTGGTGCTAAAGTATGCAAACCAAAGACAAAACCTTCTTTTGCATAACTTTGAAATGCTTTTACATATGGATCAACATCATAATAATCATTGGATAAGATTAAATATATATCTGATCTTATATTGTACTTTTTCTCTATATCCAGAAAAAGGTGCAAGGATTCAGGTGCATAATCGATATCATGACGGAGATGGATATAATATTCATCATTCTTCTTATCAAACCTTGGATACAAATCCGCAGAAGTAATAAATTTCGCACCTTTCGAAATATGGAACCTTATAAAATATTCATATAATTTGATATTATGGGGCGAAATTGAAATAATCTCTTTTGATGGAAGAACTTTTTCCTTACGGGCCAAAATTTTATAATATGCGCGACGAAGGGGTTCCTTAAGTCCCATTACGTCAAGCAATCTAACTAACTTCTGGCCGTTATTACTCGCTATAAATGAATGCATTTAACACCTTGGGAACCAATAAAAGAACAATACTCACATACCATTATAATATGCATGGTCCATTTTGCTCTTCCAAGAAATCAACTGTTCCATACTCAAATGACACGTGGGCAACATAGGCGAGTGCCGCGCAACTGTAAATTCCTTATAACTATATTCCTCAGGAATTAAGCCTTTCTCCACAGCCTCATTATGAATTGGCGTTCCTGGCAAAGGACGCAAATATTGAATCCCCACCATTTCAACATTTCTTTTACCCATTGATGCAATAAAATCACAGGTACTTGCTAATGTCTCTGCATCATCTTCTGGATGCCCAATCATCATATTAATACTGGGTATAATACCTGCATTTAACAGACTCTGTATTCCTGCATCAACGACCTCTGTGGTATAACCTTTTCTATATTTCTTCATCATTTTTGGGTGAAAACTTTCAACTCCAAAATCTAATTTATAACAACCTGCTTTACGCATTAAAGCGAGTAACTCAGTGTCTTTCAACCAATTAAAGCGACAATCGGCACTCCATTCAACTCTGATACCTTTTGCAATCACATCATTGCAAAAACGTCTAACCCAATCAGCATCAGCCATAATATCGGCCGTCATAAATTTGAGAGTGCTCCCATTAGGGAACGCACTTAATTCATCTAAAAAATCATCCGTAACACGGTATCTGTTATTTTGAGTTCGAATATGACAAAAAGTACACTTAAATGGACAACCTGAAGACAGACGCACAGTATGTGAATCGTAATTCTCAATACCGAGTTCCTCAATCAATTCGCGGCTACTTTTCAAATGAGACAACGAATCTGAATGATGTATAACCCTGCCACCATCAAATATCTTACCAGTTTCCGGCGTTCTATAAACAATCCCCGTTAACGGTATAACATCATTCTTTCCATCTAAAAAAGCTAGAAGCTGTCCTAGGTTTACCTCAGAGTCCCAACCTCGTACACCATAATCAACGAATGAATAATCATGTAATATTTGTTTTTGCAGTCCTTCCCAATCATCAAACAACAACATTGCTGTCTTTGCACCATACTTCTTTGCAACTCGGAAATAATCTAAGCCCTCATATAGACCATCTGCAATAGACAACCATTGGGCAACAACATCATACCCTGCAAAATCATGATCTAAATACGTATCTTGTACTTTCAAATCAACATCATACCCAAGATCTCGCAAGTACCTGCATGTTAACAGTATATGAGAGGGAAGCTCTTTCCATGTTCGATAACCAAAACGATTTTCTTCTGTTATATATTCACGGACCTTAAATAGTAAAATCTTCATTATGTTATCCAGCTCTTGCTGACCATTCTAATTATCTTTTTGAACAATAAATGTACCAATTGCTAAAATATCAAGTCCCGAAGTAAAAAAAGTACGAATTGCATCATCGGGAGAGCAAACCATTGGCTCTCCAGCAACATTAAATGACGTGTTTAGGACTAATGGAACACCTGTTTTCTTTTCAAATTCTGATATCAATTGCCAATATTTAAGATTTGTCTCTTTTTTCACAGTTTGCAAGCGTCCCGTACCATCATTGTGAACAACAGCAGGCACAATAGACCTTTTATCTTCTTTAATGGAGTATACTTGTTCCATATAATCTGCAGATGCACCATCTGGTATATCAAAGTATTGAGATACCTTCTCCCATAATATGCTCGGTGCAAATGGTCTAAATGCCTCTCGATATTTCACCGAAAGATTAATCTTATCTTTCATAGTTTCATCTCTTGGGTCCGCTAGAATTGAACGAGCACCCAATGCTCTTTCACCAAATTCCAAAGCCCCATGGAACCAACCTACAATTTTTCCATTAATAAGGCATTCAACAGTATCACTAACAATATTCGATGATTTTTTATAATGTAACTTATATCGCTGTAACGTCTTCTCTATTTCATCATCATTCCATGAGGGACCAGTATAAGCTGAAACAGACGCTCGAAATGGATCAGGTACATCTTGTTTCTCTTGAGCGTGTAACCATAAAGCTGCACTAATAGCACAACCATTATCGCCTGCAGCTGGGCCTACAAATAATTTTTTGAAGTTGGTATTTCCAATAATTTTTCCATTCGCCAATGAATTCATGGCACAACCACCAGCTAATACCAAATTCGACATACCCGTTTCTTCTGCCAACCAATCAAGAGAACTAAAGAGAATCTCTTCATAGATATATTGTACGGCTGCCGCAAAATCATAGTGTATTTGCTCTAATGGTTCATTAGGCTTACGTGGTGGAACTCCAAGATACTTAATCAATTCTTCGCCAAAATAACCACCAACACGCATATTTGAAAAAGTAAAGCAATATTGGTCAATTACAACATTACCTTCCTCATAACGGACGAGCCCACGAATAATATCTTGAAAACGCTCAGGAGAACCAAAAGCGGCAGCTCCCATTACTTTCCATTCTTCGCCGTTCGCTTGAAAGCCCAAATATTCTGTAAAAGTAGCATAATAAATGCCCATAGAATGGGGGAAAGGAACAGATTTTAACACATCAACCTTATTTCCTTTTAAGGTACCATAGCTAATAGCATCTGATTCAGCATGCTCATCAATAACTGCAATTGCACATTCCTCAAAAGAAGATGCATATGCCCACCCCATATGAGCCATATGATGAGACAAATAGTAAAATAGGCCTCCCCTTTCTGCCATGCCTTGTTGCATATACTGGATATTCTCGCCCTCTAAATAAGGCATCATGTTATTAGGTAAAATATACAACCACTCAGGTTCATACCTTCTCCATTGTGTAAAACCAGACATATTCATATTTTTCATATGAATAGCTGGATTCCACGGCATGACCACATGATCAACATCACGTAAATCTGACAAACCTATGGACTCCAAACAATATTTTATTGCTTGATGCGGAAAAGCCCTACTTCTTTTTTGCCGATTAAAACGTTCTTCACTAACAGCAGCAATAAGCTTACCATCTTGCAATATTGCAGCCCCCGACTGACTCCCGGAAACATGCAAGCCCAATATATTTTTGACCATATTTTAAGGGTCCCAAGTGTTAATTATCTTTTCCAAATGGATAGACATAAAAGAATGGATATTCATAACATAATTCTGCTGGATCAATTTTAAGAATATTTTGATCATTAATCTTATTCAAATATAAATATTCTTTATCCACAGCCCCCCACCTTTTCTTAAATCGATAGACACTTTCCTGATTAATATGGGTCCCACCCCAATTCCAGATGTTATGTCCATCTTTCACAGCGTCTATCATTGCCTCAAAAATAAGATAACTCAGTGGTTGTTTAGAACGTGCTTCTTTCTTAATAACAGGCGTAAAATATTCAACGATGCCATTAAAATAAAACAAAAGTAAAGCCGCAACAGGTTCACCCTGATCAAAAGCCGTATAGATCTGATATTGTTCACCTTCTATGTAAGTATCCTTCAAACCAGAAAAAAACTCACGTGGTTTAGGCGTTCCACCAATAACTGACATATTATCATTATGTGTGCTCTCTAAAAAAGCCAGTGCTTTTTCGTTGCAACCTTTTTGATGTACCAGCCCTTCTTTCTGTGATTTTCTAACCATATTTCGAGTCTTAGAATGAAATATCGACATTAATCGATCTTCAAGGCTTTCATCTGGCAAAAAGACTTGTGGTAAATAGGTCATTTGACCAATTCGAGAGTCCACATAAGAAACAACACAATCTTCTGACAGGGCTTTCTGTTTTTCTAAAAACATAAATGGAGAGCAAATCAATGTAGATGTGGCACAATTTTTCTCCTTAGAAAAAGAAAAAAATTTTTGCGATAACTTAACCAAAGCATCGCCTTGTACAGTTACAACAGGTCCAGCATGGCTACCATAAAAGGGCAATGCATTTAATATAGAGCCATACTTACCATCAATCATTATTGCAGGTAAAACACCCACAACTTGCTTTCTCGCATTTCGTGCCAAGAAAATAAAAATCTGACTTTGTGCAATATTAGAAATTAATTTGAGGTAATTTGCCTCTTGAAACAACATTGCTTCATCAGCTTGTCCCAAAAATTCAATATATTCTGAGGTTGGTTCATTAATTATTTCAATGCTAATATCAGACATGCTTCCCGCTCAGAAACTGCTTACACCATTCATCGAAATACAACAAAGACCATACAAGAAGCCTTCTATTACATTGTCCTGAGAAATGTTGATCAAGTAAAGAGGTCACTTCTTTAAAATCCATCCAATTATATATTGATGAATTTCTACTCAATAAGCGGTCTTTAACAAAATCAATACTCTCCCCTTTAAACCAATTCTCATCTGGCGCTGAAAAACCCTGTTTAATCCCACCACTAATTTCATCTGGAATAATATTAGAAATTGCTTTTCTTAATAACAGTTTTCCATCTTTTGTTTTCTGAAAATATTTCTGAGCTTTCTTTGAATCATTTTCATTAATCCGGATAACATTCGATAAATTTCCCAATTTATATTTAACCGGTAATTTCATTGCAAAATCAATTAAATCATTGTCCAAAAAAGGAACCCGGCTTTCAATGCCATGGGCCATAGAAAGTTTATCTTCTACGACAAGGAGACCATGTAAAAATGTACGAGCTTCAAAATATAATGAATGATTAATGTAATCTTCCGGTCTCGTCATTTTTTCTGCATGGGTCTTAAATACATTGCGGAAAATGTCTTTTGTCCATACATGCCCAACATCCTGCTTAATAGGTGCAAAGACTTTCCAAATATCCTTATTAGGAATTAAACGCTGCCAAAATTGGTAATATTTATCAACATATTCATCAAAATTACTATTATTAACAGCCCGGTAATACCGCCAAGGATACCCCCCAAATAATTCATCTCCACCAGTGCCAGCAAGAACAATTTTATTAAATTTGCTAGCCAAATGGGCCGCATAATAATTTGGATAGCTCTGTCCCACACGAGGTTCTTCAAGGTGCCAGACTAAATCACTCATACACCTTTCCATATCTCCAGCCTTCAAAACCATTTCATAATGTCTGGTCTTAAACTGATATGACATAAATTCTGCCTTTGGGCGCTCATCAAAGGCCATTTCAAGTCCACTTGCTGAATGTTTATCAAACCCAACTGTAAAAGTGTGCATATCATGAATTTGAGGTGCTGAAATTGCAGTAATGGCACCTGAATCCATACCCCCTGATAGATATGAGCCGACAGGGACATCCCCAACTAGTTGTCTATTAACAGCTTGGCGTAATAAGTAATCTAATTCTTCTGTATATACTCTTTCATCTTTTTCTGACTCAACTTCTTGAAAATCATAATCCCAATACCGCGTGTCTTTCCGTGAGTCTTTG from the Candidatus Terasakiella magnetica genome contains:
- a CDS encoding DUF4956 domain-containing protein, translated to MLPSTVMNTQSIAISLVDLLISLSVSVGLGVFSAGIYRWTHRGLTYERTFLVTLVLIPAIVGLVMMLIGSNLALSLGLVGALSIIRFRTVIKDSRDMIFLFWGIAVGLGCGTYNWTVVVVSSIFFAIVVIVLHYLEYGKQRFCDCVLVLEGVGELPEDAINEIAKKYVLKREIRNFDMQKDEFEAVMELRLKNTDIKTQQELLSSLKELEGINKASLLAPRVSLPL
- a CDS encoding class I SAM-dependent methyltransferase; this translates as MAFGYFPRRSWLRILKYPIREFLDWKRGQDNLIKRMHVEETFRLLDLSKTDDVLELGAGGMHYTGEIAKCVNHITALDHVEGFGGNLRIFRFPDNIKCIKGDVHDLPFEDNSFDKCFISEVFSVIPHPEQCLAEVYRVLKPGGMLLKVHGDAYPNLEKAAQTEKGKAILAQAKERWGIKVDPKSLRQNLFATHSTNPDFFEDLEGTILSLFKNAGFTVDEVSWKIGEKAQIEYCYLMFEALVQTGKPILEAGQVEHLNQLKEIDQSDMPYKRGFTMFCKGHK
- a CDS encoding ABC transporter ATP-binding protein, with product MSNGWKNLENTQGLDDIAIRVQNVTKKFKLYENPITGPIRAFLGLKSGEKCKEFHAINDVSFDIKKGEVVGIIGLNGSGKTTLLKMIAGLLPVDEGQIEVNGHITALLALGVGVHPEFSGRENIYYSGLLMGISREEILDKMDSIIEFSEIGHFIDQPFRTYSSGMRARLLFSIAMSVEPEIIIIDEALATGDSHFVQKSAERVKQICQSGATVLFVSHNTAQIQQLCQRAIVLSSGEIHSIGDVNSQIKSYYQLVHKKEGELAHLNSIDIDSAQITTGNVKIKNVGIKRPDEQYGTSFYTGEAVEIDVEYESSYVDGKEVCIFIGFDLQSNGSYVAEVNSIALINPYTHDISIQKILLKKKGTITLSIPSLLLLNNHFSLWVMFYEPEGEILCEVRGVSGFFVSRRAYSDQVDAIAVLPAQMAQN
- a CDS encoding ABC transporter permease — translated: MALRDLQVRTKGSLLGLLWIALIPLIQTAVYVFIILFIFKSKLPGFDTSIDYIAYVLCGQVAWSFISKTMNDAPMLIRSRMELVKQVIYPVETLPANSIILGAISVIITFVIAIGVGLYAGNISLTIFLMPLPIILLTLFALGSSWLLMIIGVIFKDISEVITLFFGLLVYLSPVLLFEGLVSETLWTLILLNPFSHIIIVFRDVIFGEFHMMSWFVFSIMSVVSSIVGYYLLSRFRLIINEHI
- a CDS encoding polysaccharide deacetylase WbmS family protein; the protein is MLTQPVITLDIDWAPDFIINNVADILIEHRVNATWFATHLSSAVRRLQEYNDLFEIGIHPNFMEGSTHGKTSIDVLKHMMDLFPEAKSMRSHGLVQSSSILAEVCEYTSIVTDVSLFLPSIPYSIYSEYWTPHRKLDRYTYVWEDNYEMFKPTAYWRYENTGRDDLKLGIINFHPVHLVLNGADLSNYKRLKDRKPRIDQVEPIDLQGLTSTGEGPRTMFDSLLHFPSCKISDISP
- a CDS encoding methionyl-tRNA formyltransferase, coding for MKFVALGRTHLLFDAIKLAVQNGYECCAIITNEAAPEYKVGVEDFKHLAEEIGASFFNVSNLNSELLRQEIAKSGAQVGISVNWPVLIKKDFRSLLPYGVLNAHAGDVPRYKGNACPNWALLNGEEEVCLSLMQMDDGLDSGPVFKKIYLPIDEGTYISKIYDDLEKHTPLLFLDALHSISEGNFSTEPQPIDPDTFLRVYPRRPEDGKIDWNTSFIQVDRLIRASAEPFAGAFSFLDDGRKITIWRARKEEHVGSFLAVPGQVAGINRKSGEIRVLCRDGVICIEEVQLEDEEKRCLPSDVIRSMRERLH
- a CDS encoding B12-binding domain-containing radical SAM protein, which encodes MKILLFKVREYITEENRFGYRTWKELPSHILLTCRYLRDLGYDVDLKVQDTYLDHDFAGYDVVAQWLSIADGLYEGLDYFRVAKKYGAKTAMLLFDDWEGLQKQILHDYSFVDYGVRGWDSEVNLGQLLAFLDGKNDVIPLTGIVYRTPETGKIFDGGRVIHHSDSLSHLKSSRELIEELGIENYDSHTVRLSSGCPFKCTFCHIRTQNNRYRVTDDFLDELSAFPNGSTLKFMTADIMADADWVRRFCNDVIAKGIRVEWSADCRFNWLKDTELLALMRKAGCYKLDFGVESFHPKMMKKYRKGYTTEVVDAGIQSLLNAGIIPSINMMIGHPEDDAETLASTCDFIASMGKRNVEMVGIQYLRPLPGTPIHNEAVEKGLIPEEYSYKEFTVARHSPMLPTCHLSMEQLISWKSKMDHAYYNGM
- a CDS encoding carbamoyltransferase family protein — encoded protein: MVKNILGLHVSGSQSGAAILQDGKLIAAVSEERFNRQKRSRAFPHQAIKYCLESIGLSDLRDVDHVVMPWNPAIHMKNMNMSGFTQWRRYEPEWLYILPNNMMPYLEGENIQYMQQGMAERGGLFYYLSHHMAHMGWAYASSFEECAIAVIDEHAESDAISYGTLKGNKVDVLKSVPFPHSMGIYYATFTEYLGFQANGEEWKVMGAAAFGSPERFQDIIRGLVRYEEGNVVIDQYCFTFSNMRVGGYFGEELIKYLGVPPRKPNEPLEQIHYDFAAAVQYIYEEILFSSLDWLAEETGMSNLVLAGGCAMNSLANGKIIGNTNFKKLFVGPAAGDNGCAISAALWLHAQEKQDVPDPFRASVSAYTGPSWNDDEIEKTLQRYKLHYKKSSNIVSDTVECLINGKIVGWFHGALEFGERALGARSILADPRDETMKDKINLSVKYREAFRPFAPSILWEKVSQYFDIPDGASADYMEQVYSIKEDKRSIVPAVVHNDGTGRLQTVKKETNLKYWQLISEFEKKTGVPLVLNTSFNVAGEPMVCSPDDAIRTFFTSGLDILAIGTFIVQKDN